From Acidothermus cellulolyticus 11B, a single genomic window includes:
- the manD gene encoding D-mannonate dehydratase ManD → MSDRIVDAKVIVTCPGRNFVTLKLTTADGVTGLGDATLNGRELAVATYLQEYVCPLLLGRDPAQINDTWQYLYRGAYWRRGPVTMASIAAVDMALWDIKAKTAGMPLYQLLGGRARDGVTVYGHANGRDIPEVLDEVAAFLERGYKAVRVQVGIPGLGAVYGVSKDRTFYEPATGTDRPEETRWSTEAYLHFVPQLFAAVRDRFGFDFHLLHDAHHRLTPTEAAKFGKRIEEYDLFWLEDPTPAEAQDAFRIIKQHTTTPIAVGEVFNTIWDCHQLISERLIDFIRVTPVHAGGVSHVKRIVEFADLYGVRSGFHGATDMSPVCMAAAIHLDMSIANFGLQEYMHHTEETNAVFRHAYYFADGCLHPGDEPGLGVTLDEELAATFPYRRAYLPVNRLLDGTMFHW, encoded by the coding sequence GTGAGCGACCGCATCGTCGATGCCAAGGTCATCGTGACCTGCCCGGGCCGTAATTTCGTCACGCTGAAACTCACCACCGCGGACGGCGTCACCGGTCTCGGCGACGCGACGCTCAACGGACGCGAGCTTGCGGTCGCCACGTATCTTCAGGAGTACGTCTGCCCCCTGCTCCTCGGACGCGACCCGGCGCAGATCAACGACACCTGGCAGTACCTGTACCGGGGGGCCTACTGGCGCCGCGGCCCGGTAACGATGGCGTCCATCGCCGCCGTTGACATGGCCTTATGGGACATCAAGGCCAAGACCGCTGGAATGCCTCTCTACCAGTTGCTCGGCGGCCGGGCCCGCGATGGTGTGACCGTCTACGGTCACGCGAACGGCCGGGACATTCCGGAAGTCCTTGACGAAGTCGCCGCTTTCCTTGAACGCGGTTACAAGGCCGTCCGGGTCCAGGTGGGCATTCCCGGCCTGGGCGCGGTGTACGGCGTGAGCAAGGACCGCACGTTCTACGAACCGGCCACCGGCACCGACCGGCCGGAGGAGACCCGCTGGTCAACCGAGGCGTATCTGCATTTCGTGCCGCAGCTCTTCGCCGCGGTCCGTGACCGGTTCGGCTTCGATTTCCACCTCCTGCACGACGCCCACCACCGCTTGACGCCGACCGAGGCGGCAAAATTCGGCAAGCGGATTGAAGAGTACGACCTCTTCTGGTTGGAGGATCCGACCCCTGCTGAGGCGCAGGACGCCTTCCGCATCATCAAGCAGCACACGACGACCCCGATCGCGGTCGGTGAAGTCTTCAACACGATCTGGGATTGCCACCAGCTCATTAGCGAGCGACTCATTGATTTCATCCGGGTGACGCCGGTGCACGCCGGCGGCGTGAGTCACGTGAAGCGCATCGTCGAATTCGCCGACCTCTACGGCGTGCGAAGCGGTTTCCACGGTGCGACGGACATGTCACCGGTCTGTATGGCCGCCGCGATCCACCTCGACATGTCGATAGCAAACTTCGGACTGCAGGAGTACATGCACCACACCGAGGAGACCAACGCCGTTTTCCGCCATGCGTATTACTTTGCCGACGGCTGCCTGCACCCCGGTGACGAACCCGGTCTCGGTGTCACACTGGACGAAGAACTCGCGGCGACGTTTCCGTACCGACGCGCCTATCTGCCGGTGAACCGGCTTCTTGACGGCACGATGTTCCACTGGTGA
- a CDS encoding ferredoxin reductase family protein — MTTNAIPARRATSGVSLIRVRPGAVLTAIYLGGLAVLALWWHDTPPIHGWGEWLTNAGRITGLLAGYVVIVVLALMARVPAVERGVGADRLARWHAMGGRYLVGVAAAHTALIIWGYAVSAHEGLIRQTSDLLLHYPDVLMATVALGLFVGIGIVSARALRRRLAYETWYYLHFYTYLAIALSFSHEFATGADFMSNLPARVLWAGLYIVVGAMLVWYRFLTPFRLALRHRFRVVRVVDEAPGIFSLHIGGRRLDELAIEPGQFFRWRFLCAGQWWQSHPYSLSAPPTRSLLRITVKALGDHSTALRRIPPGTRVLAEGPYGALTAARRTSPRVLLIAGGIGITPLRALFETLPGRRGDLTLIYRANHEQEFAFRAELDQIARYRKAAVHYLVGPPGGPGDPFVGTRLRSLVPDVRRRDVFVCGPPPMITAAVTALRRLGVPRRRIHTEAFEF; from the coding sequence ATGACGACGAACGCGATACCCGCCCGCCGGGCAACCTCCGGGGTGTCGTTGATCCGGGTGCGCCCCGGCGCCGTCCTGACCGCGATCTACCTCGGCGGCCTCGCTGTTCTCGCCCTCTGGTGGCATGACACACCGCCGATCCACGGTTGGGGCGAGTGGTTGACCAACGCGGGGCGGATCACCGGACTGCTCGCGGGGTATGTCGTGATCGTCGTTCTCGCTCTGATGGCGCGCGTACCCGCCGTTGAGCGGGGTGTCGGCGCGGATCGGCTGGCCCGCTGGCATGCCATGGGCGGCCGCTACCTGGTCGGAGTCGCGGCGGCCCATACGGCGCTCATCATCTGGGGCTATGCGGTGAGCGCTCACGAGGGTCTCATCCGGCAGACGAGTGATCTGCTCCTGCACTATCCCGATGTCCTGATGGCCACCGTCGCCCTCGGACTCTTTGTCGGGATCGGAATTGTCTCCGCCCGCGCGCTCCGTCGCCGGCTCGCGTACGAGACCTGGTACTACCTGCACTTTTACACGTACCTGGCGATTGCGCTCTCGTTCAGCCATGAATTCGCCACCGGCGCCGACTTCATGAGCAATCTCCCGGCGCGCGTGCTCTGGGCGGGGCTGTACATCGTGGTCGGCGCCATGCTGGTGTGGTACCGGTTCCTCACCCCGTTCCGGCTCGCGCTGCGCCACCGGTTCCGCGTCGTCCGTGTCGTGGATGAGGCTCCGGGGATTTTCTCCCTCCACATCGGCGGACGCCGGCTCGACGAACTCGCGATTGAACCGGGGCAATTCTTCCGGTGGCGTTTTCTCTGCGCCGGGCAATGGTGGCAATCCCACCCTTACTCGCTGTCTGCACCGCCGACCCGATCCCTGCTGCGGATCACCGTCAAGGCCCTGGGAGACCACTCCACGGCGTTGCGGCGCATACCTCCCGGTACGCGTGTCCTCGCGGAAGGACCTTACGGGGCGCTTACCGCGGCGCGGCGGACCTCACCCCGCGTTCTGCTCATCGCCGGCGGCATCGGCATCACTCCGCTCCGCGCGCTCTTCGAGACTCTGCCGGGACGCCGCGGGGATCTCACCCTGATCTACAGGGCAAATCACGAACAGGAATTCGCCTTCCGCGCCGAACTCGACCAGATCGCCCGTTATCGAAAGGCCGCGGTGCATTATCTCGTCGGGCCGCCCGGTGGTCCCGGGGATCCGTTCGTCGGTACGCGGCTTCGGTCTTTGGTGCCGGACGTGCGCCGCCGCGACGTGTTCGTCTGCGGCCCGCCGCCAATGATCACGGCGGCGGTGACGGCCCTGCGCCGGCTTGGGGTTCCGCGTCGTCGCATCCATACGGAAGCCTTCGAGTTCTAG
- a CDS encoding FMN-binding protein, translating into MRRAFLTLAATVIGLVLLLQFKTTPLGGGAKTALGTDGGSTSSGAGNSQAGTSANSASNGGTAGNSSAAGPTAGAAPTPPTNSGAGSSAGGTVTVTGSAVPVTEGFRTFGTIQLRVTISNGKITDIQAINYPHNDPRSYEISLYALPILRQEALTAQSAQIDAVSGATWTSEAYAQSLQAALDAAKSK; encoded by the coding sequence ATGAGACGGGCCTTTCTGACATTGGCCGCAACGGTCATCGGTCTTGTTCTGCTCCTGCAGTTCAAGACGACTCCCCTTGGCGGCGGAGCGAAAACTGCTCTGGGGACGGACGGCGGCTCGACGTCGTCGGGTGCCGGAAATTCGCAGGCCGGGACGTCAGCGAATTCGGCATCCAACGGCGGGACGGCCGGAAATTCCTCCGCAGCAGGGCCCACCGCGGGTGCTGCGCCTACGCCGCCGACAAACTCCGGTGCGGGTTCATCGGCCGGCGGTACGGTGACGGTCACCGGCAGCGCTGTCCCGGTGACCGAGGGTTTCCGCACGTTCGGCACGATCCAACTGCGGGTGACAATTTCCAACGGGAAGATCACCGATATCCAGGCAATTAATTATCCGCACAACGACCCGCGTTCCTACGAAATCAGTTTGTACGCCCTGCCGATCCTGCGGCAGGAGGCGCTGACCGCCCAGAGCGCGCAGATCGACGCCGTCAGCGGCGCGACCTGGACGAGTGAAGCGTATGCCCAATCCCTGCAGGCCGCTCTCGACGCTGCGAAGTCGAAGTGA
- a CDS encoding FAD:protein FMN transferase: protein MGTTVSFDVRTTPDDVDHARRVIAAAVHILHTADAVFSTYRPDSDISRLNRGELRLAACHPDVARVLDLCAWFEAKTDGYFTARYDGSIDPTGLVKGWAVDRAAQHIADAGYQHVLVNGGGDIAAVGGRAPGLPWRVGIAHPFRSDVLLATVELFTGGVATSGTTCRGAHVINPRTGSPATEWASVTVSGPDLVSADVYATAALARGRSALTWLSELPGFRYWAVSADGAAWQSPPRSAVR from the coding sequence ATGGGCACGACCGTGAGTTTCGACGTGCGCACCACGCCGGACGACGTAGACCACGCGCGGCGGGTGATTGCCGCAGCCGTGCACATCCTGCACACTGCCGATGCGGTGTTCAGCACGTATCGCCCCGACAGCGACATTTCCCGTCTGAACCGCGGCGAGTTGCGGCTTGCCGCGTGTCATCCGGACGTCGCCCGCGTGCTCGACTTGTGTGCCTGGTTTGAGGCGAAGACCGACGGCTATTTCACGGCGCGATATGACGGTTCGATCGACCCTACCGGCCTGGTGAAAGGTTGGGCCGTTGACCGCGCGGCGCAGCATATCGCCGATGCGGGATATCAGCACGTCCTGGTCAACGGCGGCGGCGACATTGCGGCGGTGGGCGGCCGGGCCCCTGGTCTGCCGTGGCGGGTGGGCATCGCCCATCCCTTCCGCTCGGACGTCCTGCTCGCCACCGTGGAACTCTTCACCGGCGGTGTCGCCACCTCGGGTACCACATGCCGCGGAGCACATGTCATCAATCCGCGGACCGGTTCACCCGCCACCGAATGGGCAAGCGTCACCGTCAGCGGCCCGGACCTTGTCAGTGCGGACGTTTACGCGACCGCAGCGTTGGCAAGGGGGCGAAGCGCCCTCACCTGGCTTTCGGAACTGCCCGGATTCCGGTACTGGGCGGTTTCGGCGGACGGCGCCGCCTGGCAGTCTCCGCCTCGGAGTGCAGTGCGCTGA
- the thiC gene encoding phosphomethylpyrimidine synthase ThiC: MTTIEERVPTSGVAFPGSRKTYLVGSRPDIRVPMREVPLSTGDRVVLYDTSGPYTDPDVVIDVRRGLPPLRARWIDERGDTETYQGRPVRPIDNGYRDGDPRATRNLDSVFTATRPPRRAKPGRRVTQMHYARQGIITPEMEFVALREGVPPEFVRDEIARGRAVLPANVNHPESEPMIIGRNFLVKVNANIGNSAVASSIEDEVEKMTWATRWGADTVMDLSTGRNIHTTREWIIRNSPVPVGTVPIYQALEKVGGKAEDLSWEVYRDTLIEQFEQGVDYITVHAGVLLRYVPLTARRKTGIVSRGGSIMAAWCLAHHEENFLYTHFREMCELMAQYDVTFSLGDGLRPGSIADANDEAQFAELRTLGELTKIAWEYDVQVMIEGPGHVPMHKIKENMDLQLELCSEAPFYTLGPLTTDIAPGYDHITSAIGAAMIGWYGTAMLCYVTPKEHLGLPNKDDVKAGVIAYKIAAHAADLAKGHPGAQAWDDALSDARFEFRWEDQFNLSLDPETARDFHDETLPAAPAKTAHFCSMCGPHFCSMKISQDVRKYAEEKGVDEQTAIELGMREKAAEFTAHGSRVYVPVEELSTR, translated from the coding sequence GTGACCACGATCGAAGAGCGCGTGCCAACCAGCGGCGTCGCATTCCCCGGATCACGGAAGACCTACCTCGTGGGGTCGCGGCCCGACATCCGCGTTCCGATGCGGGAAGTCCCGCTGAGCACCGGGGACCGGGTGGTCCTCTACGACACCTCAGGGCCCTACACGGATCCCGATGTGGTGATCGACGTCCGGCGTGGCCTTCCGCCGCTGCGCGCCCGGTGGATCGACGAGCGCGGCGACACGGAGACCTACCAGGGCCGGCCGGTCCGTCCGATCGACAACGGGTATCGGGACGGCGATCCGCGGGCGACGCGAAATCTCGACAGCGTTTTCACCGCCACGCGGCCGCCCCGGCGGGCCAAGCCGGGCCGGCGGGTCACCCAGATGCACTACGCCCGCCAAGGAATCATCACTCCGGAGATGGAATTCGTCGCGCTCCGTGAAGGCGTGCCGCCGGAATTCGTCCGCGACGAAATCGCGCGCGGACGGGCGGTTCTGCCGGCGAACGTCAACCACCCGGAGAGCGAGCCGATGATTATCGGCCGGAATTTCTTGGTCAAGGTGAACGCCAACATCGGCAACAGCGCCGTCGCGTCCTCCATTGAGGACGAGGTCGAGAAGATGACCTGGGCGACCCGCTGGGGTGCGGACACCGTCATGGATCTCTCCACCGGGCGGAACATCCACACCACCCGGGAGTGGATCATTCGCAACAGCCCGGTGCCGGTGGGCACCGTGCCGATTTACCAGGCGTTGGAGAAGGTCGGCGGCAAGGCCGAGGATCTCTCCTGGGAGGTGTACCGGGACACGCTGATCGAGCAGTTCGAGCAGGGTGTCGACTACATCACGGTGCACGCGGGCGTGCTGCTCCGGTACGTGCCGCTCACCGCACGCCGGAAGACGGGTATCGTGTCCCGCGGCGGCTCAATCATGGCGGCCTGGTGCCTCGCCCACCACGAGGAGAATTTCCTCTACACGCACTTCCGCGAGATGTGCGAACTCATGGCGCAGTACGACGTCACCTTCTCCCTCGGCGACGGTCTGCGTCCCGGTTCCATCGCCGACGCCAACGACGAGGCGCAGTTCGCCGAGCTTCGCACCCTCGGCGAATTGACGAAAATCGCGTGGGAGTACGACGTCCAGGTGATGATCGAGGGTCCGGGTCATGTTCCGATGCACAAAATCAAGGAGAACATGGACCTGCAGCTCGAGCTCTGCTCCGAGGCGCCGTTCTACACCCTCGGCCCGCTCACCACGGACATCGCACCCGGCTACGACCACATCACCTCCGCCATCGGCGCTGCGATGATCGGGTGGTACGGAACCGCGATGCTCTGCTACGTCACGCCGAAGGAGCACCTCGGCCTGCCGAACAAGGACGATGTCAAGGCCGGGGTCATCGCGTACAAAATCGCGGCGCACGCGGCGGACCTCGCCAAGGGGCATCCCGGCGCCCAGGCCTGGGACGATGCGCTGTCGGACGCGCGGTTCGAATTCCGGTGGGAGGACCAGTTCAACCTCTCACTGGATCCGGAGACGGCGCGCGATTTCCACGACGAGACACTGCCTGCTGCGCCGGCGAAGACCGCGCATTTCTGTTCGATGTGCGGACCACACTTCTGCTCGATGAAAATCAGCCAAGATGTCCGCAAGTACGCCGAGGAGAAGGGCGTCGACGAGCAGACCGCAATCGAGCTGGGGATGCGGGAGAAGGCGGCGGAATTCACCGCGCACGGCAGCCGGGTCTACGTACCGGTCGAGGAATTGTCCACCCGGTGA
- a CDS encoding magnesium transporter CorA family protein — translation MPRTRLYRDGKLAKEDFPAADISDYVTDPAAVVWLDLCPPEGDDLQLIEEEFGLHVLALEDAVHPGQRPKLDHYGSHLFLSCYAVADPGTPVDPGAPGTLAAHELAVFVTRNALITVRKSTGFDIERVTARWDELANLAECGVGFLLYGLLDCIVDSYFTVTERLDERVDALEDKLFDESRDQIRAVQRESFLVRKDLMRLRRIVLPMREVVNELLRHDSPLVGPTLMPYFQDVYDHLLRVSEQVDSLRDMVATMLEANLTIQGNRLNTIMKKVTSWAAIIAVPTAVTGFYGQNVPYPGFGRLSGLLTSSAIILIGVVVLYWVFRRKDWL, via the coding sequence ATGCCACGCACCCGCCTGTACCGTGACGGAAAATTAGCCAAGGAGGATTTTCCGGCGGCGGACATTTCCGACTACGTCACCGATCCGGCCGCCGTCGTCTGGCTGGATCTCTGCCCACCGGAAGGCGACGACCTCCAGCTCATCGAGGAGGAGTTCGGCTTGCACGTCCTCGCGCTGGAGGACGCCGTTCATCCCGGACAGCGGCCGAAGCTCGACCACTACGGGTCCCATCTTTTTCTGTCGTGCTATGCCGTAGCGGATCCCGGCACGCCGGTGGATCCCGGCGCGCCCGGCACGCTGGCGGCGCATGAGCTCGCGGTCTTCGTGACGCGGAATGCGCTCATCACCGTGCGCAAGAGCACCGGCTTCGACATCGAGCGGGTGACGGCGCGATGGGACGAACTCGCCAACCTCGCGGAATGCGGCGTCGGTTTTCTGCTGTACGGCCTGCTGGATTGCATCGTCGACAGCTACTTCACCGTCACCGAGCGGCTGGACGAGCGGGTGGACGCGTTGGAGGACAAGCTCTTCGACGAATCCCGTGACCAGATCCGTGCCGTGCAGCGTGAATCATTCTTGGTGCGCAAGGATCTCATGCGGCTGCGGCGCATTGTCCTGCCGATGCGCGAGGTCGTCAACGAATTGCTGCGGCACGATTCCCCGCTCGTCGGGCCGACGTTGATGCCGTACTTCCAGGATGTGTACGACCATCTGCTCCGGGTGAGCGAGCAGGTCGATTCGCTGCGGGACATGGTCGCCACCATGCTGGAAGCAAATCTGACCATTCAGGGCAACCGTCTGAACACCATCATGAAGAAGGTGACGAGTTGGGCGGCGATTATCGCCGTACCGACCGCGGTGACCGGCTTTTACGGCCAGAACGTGCCGTATCCCGGTTTCGGCCGCCTCTCCGGCCTCCTCACCTCGAGCGCGATCATCCTGATCGGTGTGGTGGTGCTGTACTGGGTTTTTCGCCGCAAAGATTGGCTGTGA
- a CDS encoding DUF3817 domain-containing protein, with product MTEPSAQTQSMPRMSAAEFVTTPLGRYRLLAYIVGTGLVILVFVGVPLNHLAHFPYVAKYVGTAHGVLYVIYCLTCLELTLRYRLKPLRLFFMAAAGFVPFLSFVVERKTTPLLLQHGAVTTSAAPVSPADGPGPRAGTPGRSGG from the coding sequence ATGACCGAACCGTCGGCTCAGACTCAGTCGATGCCGCGGATGTCCGCGGCGGAATTCGTCACCACCCCGCTCGGCCGGTACCGTCTTCTCGCCTACATCGTCGGAACCGGCCTCGTCATCCTGGTCTTCGTCGGCGTACCGCTCAACCACCTCGCGCATTTCCCGTACGTCGCCAAGTACGTTGGCACCGCACACGGAGTTCTCTATGTCATCTACTGCCTGACCTGCCTGGAACTGACGCTGCGGTATCGCTTGAAACCTCTTCGGTTGTTCTTCATGGCCGCCGCGGGATTCGTGCCGTTCCTGTCCTTCGTCGTCGAGCGGAAGACAACGCCGTTACTGCTGCAGCACGGTGCAGTGACGACTTCCGCTGCCCCGGTGTCGCCGGCGGACGGTCCGGGGCCGCGGGCCGGCACGCCGGGCCGGTCCGGAGGGTAG
- a CDS encoding PP2C family protein-serine/threonine phosphatase, with the protein MSATAGHANPAIAPDGRPAPSSSARLSPRILIVEDDDANAALVADYLAPAIPGVSRVATFHEARRFLADVPIDCVILDLTLPDIDGFDAVREIHDFAPDVAVVVLTDDGDEHGGMTAMAAGAQDYLVRTEIDAPLLVRAVRYAAERKRTEASLRALQTAQARQRENVRLQRGLLPVPLLGDAPLAVVTRYRPRRALAQLGGDFFDAIQTDDGRVWLLIGDVSGHGPDEAALGVCLRVGWRALVLAGLDADHVLPAVQELLLRERHGEEVFASACMVVLDRTAHDGWVYLAGHPAPLVLRDGRVETLDVDGGVALGILDDPDVPATPLTLGPAWSLLCFTDGLIEGYADGGTGPRLGERGLVELVQRYQGIPEPAMLLDTLLDEVTDRNGGPLADDVAVLYVQRRIDTTTADDQSLPRG; encoded by the coding sequence GTGTCGGCGACGGCAGGTCACGCCAACCCAGCGATCGCCCCGGATGGACGACCGGCGCCGAGCAGCAGCGCCCGCCTTTCCCCGCGGATTCTGATCGTTGAAGACGACGACGCCAATGCGGCGTTGGTGGCCGACTATCTCGCTCCGGCCATCCCGGGGGTGAGCCGGGTCGCGACGTTCCACGAAGCGCGCCGCTTCCTTGCGGACGTTCCTATCGACTGCGTGATTCTCGATCTCACCTTGCCCGATATCGACGGCTTCGACGCCGTCCGGGAAATCCACGATTTCGCGCCGGACGTGGCTGTGGTCGTGCTGACCGACGACGGCGACGAGCACGGTGGAATGACGGCGATGGCGGCGGGTGCCCAGGATTACCTCGTCCGCACCGAAATCGACGCGCCGCTGCTCGTGCGGGCGGTTCGGTACGCCGCGGAACGGAAGCGGACCGAGGCGTCTCTGCGGGCTCTGCAGACCGCGCAGGCCCGGCAGCGGGAGAATGTCCGGCTCCAGCGAGGACTGCTCCCCGTCCCACTCCTCGGCGACGCGCCGCTCGCCGTCGTCACGCGATACCGCCCACGCCGGGCGCTCGCCCAGCTGGGTGGCGATTTCTTTGACGCGATCCAGACGGACGACGGTCGGGTCTGGCTGCTCATCGGCGACGTCTCCGGACACGGCCCGGACGAAGCCGCGCTCGGCGTCTGCCTACGGGTCGGCTGGCGCGCGCTGGTGCTCGCCGGCTTGGACGCCGATCACGTTCTGCCCGCCGTTCAAGAATTGCTGCTTCGGGAGCGGCACGGCGAGGAGGTCTTCGCCAGCGCGTGCATGGTCGTCCTGGACCGGACGGCACATGACGGATGGGTGTATCTCGCCGGCCATCCAGCCCCGCTCGTCCTCCGCGACGGACGGGTCGAGACGCTCGACGTCGACGGCGGAGTCGCCCTCGGGATTCTCGACGACCCGGACGTTCCGGCGACGCCGTTGACCCTCGGTCCAGCGTGGTCGTTGCTCTGTTTCACCGACGGTCTCATCGAGGGTTATGCGGACGGCGGCACGGGTCCGCGGCTCGGGGAGCGCGGGCTGGTCGAACTCGTCCAGCGATATCAAGGAATCCCCGAACCCGCGATGCTCCTCGACACGCTCCTCGACGAAGTCACCGATCGCAACGGCGGACCGTTGGCCGACGACGTGGCCGTCCTGTATGTGCAGCGGCGGATCGACACCACGACAGCCGACGACCAGAGTCTCCCGCGAGGGTAG
- a CDS encoding sigma-70 family RNA polymerase sigma factor, which yields MTRAGADEALVRALYEQHGRVLFGYVLRLVDGDRGRAEDIVQETIIRAWRHPEALARDPHAIRPWLFTVARNLVVDAHRAVRARPPEAGPEGLGVVAAEDDVVAAVDRALEAWQVADAINALSPDHRRVLIETYYRGRSVAEAAAVLGIPPGTVKSRTYYALRALRLILEERGVTER from the coding sequence ATGACGCGCGCCGGAGCGGACGAGGCGCTGGTCCGTGCCCTGTACGAGCAGCACGGACGGGTGCTCTTCGGCTACGTGCTCCGGCTCGTTGACGGCGATCGTGGCCGAGCCGAGGACATCGTGCAGGAAACGATCATCCGTGCGTGGCGCCATCCGGAAGCCCTCGCCAGGGATCCGCACGCCATCCGGCCATGGCTCTTCACAGTGGCGAGGAACCTCGTCGTCGACGCGCATCGCGCCGTGCGGGCTCGTCCGCCCGAGGCCGGTCCGGAGGGGCTCGGCGTGGTGGCGGCGGAGGATGACGTAGTCGCCGCCGTCGACCGTGCGCTCGAGGCGTGGCAGGTGGCCGACGCCATCAACGCGCTCAGCCCGGACCACCGCCGGGTGCTCATCGAGACCTACTACCGCGGCCGATCCGTCGCCGAAGCTGCGGCGGTACTCGGAATTCCCCCGGGAACGGTGAAATCGCGGACGTACTACGCCCTCCGCGCCCTCCGGCTCATTTTGGAAGAGAGAGGGGTGACCGAACGGTGA
- a CDS encoding anti-sigma factor family protein, whose protein sequence is MTPACAEIRLSLGSYVLGALDPGERGQVEAHVSSCADCRDELASLAALPGLLARVSLPEVTATPADVDAALLPRLLARVTAVRRRRRARWLISTAAGVAVLAAVISGVVVVAHPGPSSGIVARGWDPATGITAAVNEWPRAWGTALQIQLSGETTGAYDGRCQLIVIGTDGRREVAASWTATPSGHIVAAGATSMRPAEIASFHVVRSDGTVLVAVTPPAAAR, encoded by the coding sequence GTGACCCCCGCGTGTGCCGAAATCCGGCTCTCGCTGGGCAGTTACGTGCTCGGCGCATTGGACCCCGGAGAGCGCGGCCAAGTCGAAGCGCACGTCAGCAGCTGCGCCGACTGTCGTGACGAGCTCGCCTCGCTTGCCGCGCTCCCCGGCCTGCTCGCCCGGGTGAGCCTGCCGGAGGTGACGGCGACTCCGGCAGACGTGGACGCCGCCTTGCTCCCCCGGTTGCTTGCCCGGGTCACGGCTGTGCGCCGCCGTCGGCGGGCGAGGTGGCTGATCTCGACTGCTGCCGGGGTCGCCGTCCTTGCCGCTGTGATCAGCGGAGTTGTCGTGGTCGCTCACCCGGGACCGTCAAGCGGAATCGTCGCGCGTGGCTGGGATCCGGCTACCGGGATCACCGCTGCGGTGAACGAGTGGCCTCGCGCCTGGGGCACTGCGCTGCAGATTCAGCTCTCCGGTGAGACGACCGGCGCGTACGACGGGCGCTGCCAGCTCATCGTGATCGGCACGGACGGCCGTCGGGAGGTGGCGGCAAGCTGGACGGCGACCCCGTCCGGGCACATCGTTGCCGCCGGTGCCACGAGCATGCGCCCGGCGGAGATCGCGTCATTTCACGTGGTGCGCTCCGACGGCACCGTGCTGGTCGCTGTTACCCCGCCGGCTGCGGCCCGTTGA
- a CDS encoding putative leader peptide, translating into MTAAVELVLIKRRTVDLCRVASCLCPAC; encoded by the coding sequence ATGACGGCGGCGGTCGAACTCGTTCTCATCAAGCGGCGTACGGTCGACCTCTGCCGGGTGGCCAGCTGTTTGTGTCCAGCCTGCTAG
- a CDS encoding sulfurtransferase produces the protein MSRQQVLVDADWVEAHLNDPNVVVVEVDEDTSAYDKGHIRNAVKLDWKKDLQDPVRRDFVDKAAFERLMSERGISNDHTVVLYGGNNNWFAAYAYWYFKLYGHRDVKLLDGGRKKWELESRELTQEVPVRPRTTYVAKDPDTSIRAFRDEVVNSIGKLNIIDVRSPDEFSGKLLAPAHLPQESAQRPGHVPTAKNVPWSKAANDDGTFKSDEELRKLYAEAGVDFSKDTIAYCRIGERSAHTWFVLHELLDQPNVKNYDGSWTEYGSLVGVPIELGSGS, from the coding sequence ATGAGCAGACAGCAGGTACTCGTCGACGCCGATTGGGTCGAGGCGCATCTCAACGATCCGAACGTCGTCGTCGTCGAAGTCGATGAAGACACGTCGGCGTACGACAAAGGCCACATTCGTAACGCCGTCAAACTGGACTGGAAGAAAGACCTGCAGGACCCGGTCCGCCGGGACTTCGTCGACAAGGCGGCGTTCGAACGGTTGATGTCCGAGCGTGGAATTTCCAACGACCACACCGTCGTGCTGTACGGCGGCAACAACAATTGGTTCGCCGCTTATGCGTACTGGTACTTCAAGCTGTACGGTCATCGGGATGTGAAACTGCTCGACGGCGGCCGTAAGAAGTGGGAGCTGGAGAGCCGGGAATTGACCCAGGAGGTTCCGGTCCGGCCGCGCACCACCTACGTGGCAAAGGATCCGGACACCTCGATCCGCGCCTTCCGCGACGAAGTGGTGAACTCGATCGGCAAACTCAACATCATTGACGTGCGGTCACCGGATGAATTCAGTGGCAAGCTGCTCGCACCCGCGCATCTGCCGCAGGAATCCGCCCAACGCCCGGGGCATGTGCCGACAGCGAAGAATGTGCCGTGGAGCAAGGCGGCGAACGACGACGGCACGTTCAAGTCGGACGAGGAGCTGCGCAAGCTCTACGCCGAAGCAGGCGTCGATTTCAGCAAGGACACCATCGCCTACTGCCGGATCGGCGAACGGAGCGCGCACACCTGGTTCGTTCTGCACGAGCTGCTCGACCAGCCGAACGTGAAGAACTACGACGGCTCCTGGACCGAGTACGGCTCGCTGGTCGGCGTCCCCATCGAGCTGGGGAGCGGGTCCTGA